The sequence GGGAGCGTGCGCGCCCGGGCCCGACTGCCGTGCACGGTGCGCCGATTGGTGCGCCGGGGTGAGGATCACCGCGATCGTGGTGGCCGCCGCGATCGCCGCGGTCAGGGCGTACACCCCGACGGTACGACGCCGCGCCCCGCGCTCGCTCGTGGCCCGCACGCCGTCGGGGAGGTCCGGCGGCTCGGCAACGGAACCGGAGTTCGAGCCCGAGTTCGAGCCCGAGTCCGCGCCCGAGCCCGCGCCCGCGCCCGAGCCCGCGCCGGGGCCGGAGTCCGGGCCGGAGTCCGGGCCGGCGCCGCCGTCGAGCAGAGCGCCGAGCCGCGCCGGCAGCACCTCCTCATCGAGGTCCGGTACGGCCTCGGTCAGCGTCTCGCGGGCCGCGATGATACGGGCGGCGGCCGCCTCCTCGCTCGCCTCCGCCTCCGCTGCCGCCGCAGGCAGATCGAGCCCGAGCCCGTCGTGGAGCAGGAGCGCCTTGCGCTGGGTCGGGCGGAGCGTGAGCAGGGCTGCCGCCAGCGGGTCGTCGGGGGTACGCGGCCGGGTCCGGTGCCCGCCCGCCCACGCGGGTACCCACCGTTGCCAGGGCGCCAGCGCGTGCTCGTACGCGGCCGCGCGCAGCCAGCCCACCGGGTCGCTGTCCCGCGCCACCTCGGGCCACCGCTGCCAGGCCAGGTCGTACGCGTACGCCACGGACCTCCGCGCCTGGGACGCGTCACCGGTGAGCAGGTCCACCTGGCGCAACAGGGCGCCGGCGGCATGCCGGTAGAGGGCGTCGAAGGCGTCGTCGGGGGTGGCGTCGGCGGGAAGGCCGAGGTCCGGTGCCGGGATCGGGGCGGGGGCGGGCGGCGCGGCTTCGGATACGTACGGTGCGGACGCGGGCGCGGCTTCGGGTGCTGCTTCGGGTGCGGGTGCCGTCACCACCTCGGCGACGAACGGCACTTGAGGTGCCGTCAGGGTGGCGGCGCCGATGGCGGTCGGAGCGGCGGCCGCCACGAGTGCCGCGGACCGGGGGGCCGTACGGGCTGCCGCGCCCCCGCCCACGGGAGTCCTGGTGGGGCCGCCTGCCGCGCGGGGTGCGCGGGTGTCTGCGTCCGCGTACGTGCGGTTGCCCGCGACCGCCGCCTTCTTCCGGTCGGTTTCCCGGCCGGCCTTCCGCCCGCCGCGGCCCGCCCCCGGGCCCGACCCGGCGGTGGCGGCCGCGTCCGTGCCCTGACCGTCGTCCGCGGAGGGCGCCGTGCCCGCGGTAGTACCCGTGTCCGCGGGCGCCGCCGCGCGGGTGGAGGGGCGGGGCCGGGCGGACCTGGCCGCGGCCGACCGCTTGCGGGACTTGCGCCGCGAACTCATCGGACCGCCTCCCGCCGGGCCCCCGCCGCACCGGTGGCGTCCATCCGTTGACATGACGGTCCGAAAAAATGACACATAGGGCACATCATGGCCGACACGTCGGCTTTTCGCCTTCTCCCGGGGCGAAACGGGTGTTCCTGTCACCATGGGTGGCCGTGACGCAGACGAGCGAGCCGCTGACCGCTTCCGTATCCGCCCCGCCGCCGCGCTGGGCCGCGCTCCGCGTGTCCGCGCTGGCCGCGGGCGCGGTCGCCGCCGGGCTGGGACTCGGCGGGATCGCCGCCGCCGTGCTGATGCTGTGGATCGGTTCGCCCTTCCCCGACACCAGTCTCGGCGGCGCCCTGCACGTGGGCGCCGACCTGTGGCTGCTCGCGCAGGGCGCGGACATGGTGCGTACCGACACGCTCTCCGGCGACCCCGCGCCCGTCGCGGTGGCGCCGCTGCTGCTCAGCGTGCTGCCCGCGTGGCTGGTCTTCCGCGGTACGTCCTCGGCCGTGGCCGCCGCGGTCGACGGCAAGGACGCCGACGGGCCCGAGAGAGCCACCGGCGGAGACGGCTCCGACGGTCACGCGGGCGCGAGTGGCCCGGCTGCCCACGGCGGCTCGCCCGGCTCGTCCGGCGACGACCCCGACGGCCGCCTCACCGGCTCGGCCCGGCTGCGCGCCGCCGCCGCGGTGACCGGGTGGGTGCTCGCCGGCTATCTCACCCTCGCCGCGATCGTCGTCGTCTACGCCACCGGCGGTTCCGTCCACGTCGATCCGCTCACCGCCCTGTACGTGCTGCTCTTCTCCGGCACCGCGGCCGGCTGCGGGGCGTGGGCCGGCTGCGGGCGGCCCGGGCCGGAACGGCTGCCGCTGGACCGCTTCCGCGGCGCCCGCCTCCACCGGGTGCACCGGGCCTACGCCGAGGAGGTCGGCGCGGCGGTGCGGGCCGCGGCCATGGCCGGCGCGCTGCTGGTGGCCGGCGGCGCCCTGATCGGCGCGGCCGCGCTGGTCTGGCACATGGGAGCGGTCGGCCAGACGTACCAGCAGCTCAGCGCGCCGCTGGTGGGGCGGGTCTCGGTGCTGCTGCTGGCCGTCGGCCTGGTGCCCAACCTCGCGGTGTGGGCGGCGTCGTACGCGCTCGGGGTCGGCTTCGCGGTCGGCACGGGCAGCGCGGTGGCCCCGGCCGGCGCCTCCGGCTACCTGCTGCTGCCCGGTTTCCCGCTGCTGGCCGCGCTGCCGGACAGCGGCACGTCCTGGGTCGGCTGGACCACGCTCGCGGTCCCGGCGCTGGTCGCGCTCGCGGTGGCGTGGTTCGTCGGGAACGACGCCTGGCCGGTGTGGAGCACGGTCCGCGTCACGGCCGGGGCCTCACTCGTGCTGGGCGCCGGGTTCGCGGTGCTCGCCGCGTGGTCGGGGGGTGCGCTCGGCCTGCGCCGGCTCGCGGACTTCGGGCCGGCCTGGTGGCTGGCGGGGGCCGCGGCGGCCGGGTGGACGCTGGTGATCGCGGTCCCGGCCGCGCTGGTGCTGCGCTACCACGTGGCCCATCCGCCGCACCCGTGGCGGTCGTTGGTCGGTGAGCTACGGGTGCCCCGGCCGCGGATGCCCGACGTGTCGTGGGCTCGGCTGCGCAGGTCGGCGGGGAGCGGTACCGGCGAGCAGGGCCCGAGCGAAGCGGTGGCTCCGGCGCCCCCGGGCCCGCCGGCGCAAGGCGCCCCCGCCTCCGTACCGAAGCCGGCCCCGGCCGCGCCGACCGCCTTCCCGCCGCCGCTGCCCGGCCTCGCCCCGACGCAGTCCGACCCGCTGCCGTGGCCCAACCCGGCCCCGTTGCCGCTCTTTCCGCCACCGCTGCCTGACCTGCCGCCCTCAGCGCCCCCCGCGCCTCCGGCCCCGCCCGCGGCCCCGCCGACGCCGGTCCCACCCCGTCCGGCCGACCCGCCCGCGGAACCGTCCACCCGTTCCGGAGCCGAACCGCCGGTGCAGGCGCCCGTGAAGTCGGCCACAAATCCGTCCGTGCAACCGTCCGTGCAGTCGCCCGCGGAACCCCCCGGGCAGCAGCCGGCCGCGGAACCGCCCGTAGATCCGGCCACCGATCCGTCCGCGGGTTCACCCGCCGAGCCCTCGGTCGCACCGGCGCCGCCGGCCGAACCCCCGCCCGCCGGGCAGCCCGAACCCGACGAGCCCTAGGCCCGACCCCTGAGCGATGACCGGACGGCGCCGGCCCTGGTGGTCAGTCCCGCAGGGCGGGCAGGCCGCGCAGCGGGGAGGGCAGGAGCTTCTGGCAGGCGTGCGAGGCCGGAGCGGTCAGCGCGTCCGACTTGCAGTCGTAGTAGTCGCGATAGGCGATCTGGAAGCCGTAGGTGGTGCCGACGATCGCGAGGGTGAGCGCGCTGGTGATGACGCCGGTCCAGGCCGCCGTGAGGAAGGAGCGCTGGGCGTCCGGGCCGGGCGCGGGCGGCGCCGGGCGGGGGGACTGGGTGGCGTCGGCGAGCGCGGAGGCGGCCTGGGCGCGGGCCTTGGCGCGGTCCTCGGGGGACATCCGCAGCGCGCTGATGCCCCAGTAGAGGGCGAGCGCGCCGAGCAGCAGACCCAGCGGGGTCCAGCCGAGCAGCGAGAAGATCAGCCCCCAGCCGCCGCAGATCAGGGCGTACCGCGAGCGGCGCTGGGCCGGGTCGGTCGGGTCGAAGCGCGGGCCCTGGCCCTGCGGCCCGGTCGGTCCCTGCTGGTCCCCGGGGCGGCGGGCGAACGGGTCCGGCCGGCCGGACTGCGGCTGGCGGCTGCTCCACTGGTGGCCCCACGCCTGCGGGGCGCCGTGCGGGTGCTCCGGCCCGCCCTGCTGCCCGTGGTCGCCCGAGCCGTGATCGCCCGAGCCGTGATCGCCCGAGCCGTGGTCACCCGAGCCGCCACCGGAACCGGCGCCGCCCGAACCCCCGGAGCCGGACCCGGAGCCGCCGGACCCACCTGCCCCGCCACCCTGATGCCCAGGGTCGCCGGAGGGCTGCCTGGGCTGCCACGGGCGGTCCGGGGCACCCTCGGGCGGGGGCGCGAACGGGTTGTCCCGCCGATCGCCCTCGGGCGCGCGCAGCGCGAGTTCAATGCGGCCGCTGCTCATGATGTGATGCGCCATCCCCTTGGGCTCGACTCCTGTCGCGTACGTGTTCTCCCCCAGACGCTACCGCCCGCACGCTCCCCCGTCCCGTGGGGGCCGTCCGGAGTGCCGGTATCGTTGCTGACGGTCGGCGCACTCGTAGGGTTCCCCGAATTCGAGCGGCCCCGGTCTCATAGAAACATCCAAGCAGCCCGAAATACAGCCGCCAGGGTCCCCGTTCGCGGGATTCCCGCACGCCCGAGAGAGGCCCCGTCCGTGGCCGCCCGCACTCCTGCTCGTCTCGTCGTCCTCGTCTCCGGTTCCGGCACCAACCTCCAGGCCCTGCTCGACGCCATCGACGCCCACCCGGCGTACGGCGCGCGGATCGTGGCGGTCGGTGCGGACCGTGAGGGGATCGCGGGCCTTGAGCGGGCCGAGCGCGCCGGGTTGCCCACGTTCACCGTGCGGGTACGGGACCACGCCGACCGGGCCGGCTGGGACGCCGCGCTCGCCGAGGCCACCGCGGCGTACGACCCGGACCTGGTGGTCTCGGCCGGCTTCATGAAGATCGTCGGCCCGGCGTTCCTGGCCAGGTTCGGCGGCCGGTTCGTCAACACCCACCCGGCGCTGCTGCCCAGCTTCCCCGGTGCGCACGGCGTGCGGGACGCGCTCGCGTACGGCGCCAAGGTCACCGGGTGCACCGTCCACTTCGTCGACGACGGCGTCGACACCGGCCCGGTCATCGCCCAGGGCGTGGTCGAGGTCCGGCCGGACGACACGGAGGAAGCGCTCCACGAGCGCATCAAGGAAGTCGAGCGACGGCTGCTCGTCGACGTGGTGGGACGCCTGTCGCGTGACGGCTACCGCATTGAGGGACGAAAGGTTTTGATTCCGGCATGAGCGCCACCTCCCAGGACACCCCGCAGGACAGCGGGACGCAGCGGCCCATCCGCCGCGCGCTGATCAGCGTCTACGACAAGACCGGTCTGGAGGAGCTGGCCCGCGGCCTGCACGCGGCCGGCGTCGAACTGGTGTCGACCGGCTCGACCGCCGGGCGGATCGCCGCCGCCGGCGTGCCCGTCACCAAGGTCGAGGAGCTGACCGGCTTCCCCGAGTGCCTGGACGGCCGGGTGAAGACCCTGCACCCGCGGGTGCACGCCGGCATCCTCGCCGACCTGCGGCTGGAGGACCACCGCAGGCAGCTCGACGAGCTGGAGGTCAAGCCGTTCGAGCTGGTCGTGGTGAACCTCTACCCGTTCCGCGAGACCGTCGCCTCGGGCGCGAGCCCCGACGAGTGCGTCGAGCAGATCGACATCGGCGGCCCCTCCATGGTCCGCGCCGCCGCCAAGAACCACCCCTCCGTCGCGGTCGTCACCAGCCCCGCCCGCTACGCCGACGTGCTCGCCGCGGTGGGCGACGGCGGCTTCGACCTCGCCGCCCGCAAGCGGCTGGCCGCCGAGGCGTTCCAGCACACCGCCGCGTACGACGTGGCCGTGGCCTCCTGGTTCCTGGACGGCTACAGCGCCGACGACGAGTTCCCCGCCTTCACCGGTGCCACGTACACCCGCCTCAACACCCTTCGCTACGGCGAGAACCCGCACCAGGGCGCGGCGATCTACACCGACGGCAGCGGGACCGGCCTGGCGGGCGCGGAGCAGTTGCACGGCAAGGAGATGTCGTACAACAACTACGTCGACACCGAGGCCGCCCGCCGGGCCGCCTACGACCACGACGGCGTCTGCGTGGCGATCATCAAGCACGCCAACCCGTGCGGGATCGCGGTCGGCGCCGATGTCGCCGACGCGCACCGCAAGGCGCACGCCTGCGACCCGCTCTCCGCGTTCGGCGGGGTCATCGCGGTCAACCGCCCGGTGTCCGTGGCGATGGCCGAGCAGGTCGCGGAGATCTTCACCGAGGTGATCGTCGCCCCCGCCTACGAGGACGGCGCCGTCGAGGTGCTGGCCCGCAAGAAGAACATCCGCGTGCTGCGCTGCGCCGACGCGCCCGCCGCCACCACGGAGCACCGCCCGATCGAGGGCGGCGTCCTCGTGCAGGCCAAGGACCGGCTGCAGGCCGACGGCGACGACCCGTCCACCTGGACCCTCGCGACCGGTGAGCCGCTGTCCGCCGCCGAACTGGCCGACCTCGCGTTCGCCTGGCGGGCC comes from Streptomyces sp. NBC_00448 and encodes:
- a CDS encoding cell division protein PerM gives rise to the protein MTQTSEPLTASVSAPPPRWAALRVSALAAGAVAAGLGLGGIAAAVLMLWIGSPFPDTSLGGALHVGADLWLLAQGADMVRTDTLSGDPAPVAVAPLLLSVLPAWLVFRGTSSAVAAAVDGKDADGPERATGGDGSDGHAGASGPAAHGGSPGSSGDDPDGRLTGSARLRAAAAVTGWVLAGYLTLAAIVVVYATGGSVHVDPLTALYVLLFSGTAAGCGAWAGCGRPGPERLPLDRFRGARLHRVHRAYAEEVGAAVRAAAMAGALLVAGGALIGAAALVWHMGAVGQTYQQLSAPLVGRVSVLLLAVGLVPNLAVWAASYALGVGFAVGTGSAVAPAGASGYLLLPGFPLLAALPDSGTSWVGWTTLAVPALVALAVAWFVGNDAWPVWSTVRVTAGASLVLGAGFAVLAAWSGGALGLRRLADFGPAWWLAGAAAAGWTLVIAVPAALVLRYHVAHPPHPWRSLVGELRVPRPRMPDVSWARLRRSAGSGTGEQGPSEAVAPAPPGPPAQGAPASVPKPAPAAPTAFPPPLPGLAPTQSDPLPWPNPAPLPLFPPPLPDLPPSAPPAPPAPPAAPPTPVPPRPADPPAEPSTRSGAEPPVQAPVKSATNPSVQPSVQSPAEPPGQQPAAEPPVDPATDPSAGSPAEPSVAPAPPAEPPPAGQPEPDEP
- the purN gene encoding phosphoribosylglycinamide formyltransferase; its protein translation is MAARTPARLVVLVSGSGTNLQALLDAIDAHPAYGARIVAVGADREGIAGLERAERAGLPTFTVRVRDHADRAGWDAALAEATAAYDPDLVVSAGFMKIVGPAFLARFGGRFVNTHPALLPSFPGAHGVRDALAYGAKVTGCTVHFVDDGVDTGPVIAQGVVEVRPDDTEEALHERIKEVERRLLVDVVGRLSRDGYRIEGRKVLIPA
- the purH gene encoding bifunctional phosphoribosylaminoimidazolecarboxamide formyltransferase/IMP cyclohydrolase, which gives rise to MSATSQDTPQDSGTQRPIRRALISVYDKTGLEELARGLHAAGVELVSTGSTAGRIAAAGVPVTKVEELTGFPECLDGRVKTLHPRVHAGILADLRLEDHRRQLDELEVKPFELVVVNLYPFRETVASGASPDECVEQIDIGGPSMVRAAAKNHPSVAVVTSPARYADVLAAVGDGGFDLAARKRLAAEAFQHTAAYDVAVASWFLDGYSADDEFPAFTGATYTRLNTLRYGENPHQGAAIYTDGSGTGLAGAEQLHGKEMSYNNYVDTEAARRAAYDHDGVCVAIIKHANPCGIAVGADVADAHRKAHACDPLSAFGGVIAVNRPVSVAMAEQVAEIFTEVIVAPAYEDGAVEVLARKKNIRVLRCADAPAATTEHRPIEGGVLVQAKDRLQADGDDPSTWTLATGEPLSAAELADLAFAWRACRAVKSNAILLAKDGATVGVGMGQVNRVDSAKLAVERAGVERAAGSYAASDAFFPFPDGLEVLTAAGVKAVAQPGGSIRDEAVVEAAKKAGVTMYFTGTRHFFH